The window TTGCTAATCGCGAGGGTTTAGAATGCCAGTCATTTAGAGTGCGTCGCTTTGTAGAGAAGCCAGGTCGTGAAGTGGCTATGCAGTACCTTGAAAGTGGGGATTACTTTTGGAATAGTGGAATGTTTGTGTGGCGTCCTAGCGTATTGTTGCAGGCAATTGACGCGTACCTGCCAGAGCTAGGTAGGCAACTACTTGCTATCGGTGGAATGTGGGGAAGGGACGGAGAGAGTGAGGCCATACGAGAGATATTTGCCAATATTAAGCCAATATCAATTGATTTTGGAGTCATGGAGCGGGCGTCTAATGTCGTGATGATGAAGGGAGATTCGTTTGAATGGAGCGACGTCGGATCTTGGGGTGCCTGGGCAGAATGTCTTAGTGCAGTTGAGCAGTGCCATGAGGGGAATAATGTAATCGATGGAGATGCAATGTTGCTTAATTCTCGGAATTCTATGATTCTGTCGAATCATAGATTTGTTGCGGGAGTTGGGTTAGATAATATTATTATTGTTGAAATGGGCGATGCGATTTTGGTATGTAACCGCAACGCGGATCAGGAGGTTAGAGAGGTCGTTGAGGAGCTTTCTAGGAGAAAACGCGAGGATTTGTTGTAGTAAAGCTGTAGTTAGAGTTTAGCGTGTTTATTATGAATAAACTAATGGGGAACAAAGTAGCTCTTATAACTGGTGTTACTGGACAGGATGGTTCGTACTTGGCTGAGTTTCTTCTAAGTCAAGGATACCGCGTGATTGGAATGGTAAGGCGATCCTCGAGTGAAAACTTTGAGAGGATTGACCACCTGAGGGATCGCATTGAACTTTGCCAGGGCGATTTGCTGGATCAGTTATCTATCATTAGCTTAATTAAGACGGTTAAGCCACATGAGATATATAACCTAGCGGCTCAGAGTTTCGTGCCTACTAGTTGGGAGCAGCCGGTGTTGACGGGTGAGTTTACGGCCATTGGAGTCACCAGAATGCTTGAAGCGATACGATTAGTCGATCCGAAAATACGGTTTTATCAGGCTTCCAGCTCCGAGATGTTTGGAAAAGTACGTGAGACGCCTCAGAACGAGCTTACCGCTTTTCATCCGCGGTCGCCATATGGAGTC is drawn from Deltaproteobacteria bacterium and contains these coding sequences:
- a CDS encoding mannose-1-phosphate guanylyltransferase — translated: MSRVFSGELPANLKCVVVVMAGGHGTRFWPASRRHFPKQFLSLGVGKPSLLQSTVSRLELLGDKNGIIIVAGKNQRDLVFRQLPEVALLEEPLARNTAACLGYSAVAVWKTVGDVPMVCVPADHYVSGEANLVKLLNSAVDVASREDVLVTIGIKPTAPETAYGYIQIEKRELANREGLECQSFRVRRFVEKPGREVAMQYLESGDYFWNSGMFVWRPSVLLQAIDAYLPELGRQLLAIGGMWGRDGESEAIREIFANIKPISIDFGVMERASNVVMMKGDSFEWSDVGSWGAWAECLSAVEQCHEGNNVIDGDAMLLNSRNSMILSNHRFVAGVGLDNIIIVEMGDAILVCNRNADQEVREVVEELSRRKREDLL